The following are from one region of the Gammaproteobacteria bacterium genome:
- the pgeF gene encoding peptidoglycan editing factor PgeF, giving the protein MNDWITPDWPAPSNVRALFTTRSGGVSRGANDVYASLNLGAHVHDDVAHVARNRAILRRYIPNDPKWLKQVHGTSAVWIDETEAATPEGDAVLSRTQGTVCAVMVADCLPVFLCDKAGTMVGIVHAGWRGLAGGIIEQSVAAMQGDCGSLMAWLGPAIGSAHFEVGKDVYEAFVRHDTQAVRAFTPRDSEREEKWLADIFLLARQRLNSAGITEIYGGGVCTYSDPARFFSYRRDGETGRMAALIWLE; this is encoded by the coding sequence ATGAATGATTGGATAACTCCCGATTGGCCGGCGCCAAGCAATGTCAGAGCGTTGTTTACGACGCGCAGCGGCGGCGTCAGCCGTGGCGCGAATGATGTCTACGCTTCGCTGAATCTGGGCGCGCATGTCCATGATGACGTGGCGCATGTCGCACGGAACCGCGCGATATTGCGCCGCTATATACCGAACGATCCGAAATGGTTGAAACAAGTGCACGGCACCTCAGCCGTCTGGATCGACGAGACAGAAGCGGCAACACCGGAGGGCGACGCAGTGCTGAGCCGCACGCAAGGCACGGTGTGCGCCGTCATGGTCGCCGATTGTTTGCCGGTGTTTCTGTGTGATAAAGCAGGCACCATGGTGGGCATCGTGCACGCCGGCTGGCGCGGGTTGGCTGGTGGGATCATTGAGCAATCGGTTGCCGCGATGCAGGGTGATTGCGGCTCATTGATGGCATGGCTCGGGCCGGCGATCGGGTCGGCTCATTTTGAAGTCGGCAAGGATGTTTATGAAGCTTTTGTGCGACATGACACGCAGGCCGTGCGAGCTTTTACACCTAGGGATAGCGAGCGCGAAGAAAAATGGCTGGCGGATATTTTTCTGCTGGCCCGGCAGCGATTGAATAGTGCGGGCATTACGGAGATTTATGGCGGTGGCGTTTGCACCTATAGCGATCCGGCACGTTTCTTTTCCTACCGCCGTGACGGTGAAACCGGGCGGATGGCTGCACTGATTTGGCTGGAGTAA